One stretch of Pararhizobium qamdonense DNA includes these proteins:
- the choV gene encoding choline ABC transporter ATP-binding protein, with amino-acid sequence MTDAVIFKNVDIIFGNKPETAIAMVDQGKTRDEIGAATGLVLGVADASLTITEGEILVLMGLSGSGKSTLLRAVNGLAPVVRGEVQVKTRHGVINPYKTSAKSLRDFRMHDVSMVFQQFALLPWRTVEDNVGFGLELAGVPDKERKDRVAEQLELVNLTKWAGRQVKELSGGMQQRVGLARAFATGAPILLMDEPFSALDPLIRTRLQDELLEFQRRLKKTILFVSHDLDEAFRIGNRIAIMEGGRIIQCGTPQDIVKTPANQYVADFVQHMNPITMLTAMDVMSQGVNRGEAPAGVSATAKPTTPLIDILDAMSRQPGSIGVVDNGAIVGTINAQNVVEGLTRHRNKS; translated from the coding sequence ATGACCGATGCGGTGATTTTCAAGAATGTCGATATCATCTTCGGCAACAAGCCGGAAACCGCCATCGCCATGGTCGACCAGGGCAAGACCCGCGACGAAATCGGGGCTGCGACGGGTCTGGTGCTCGGCGTCGCCGATGCATCGCTGACCATAACAGAGGGCGAAATCCTCGTTCTGATGGGACTGTCGGGCTCGGGCAAATCGACCCTCTTGCGCGCCGTCAACGGCTTGGCGCCGGTGGTGCGCGGCGAAGTGCAGGTCAAGACCCGCCACGGCGTCATCAACCCCTACAAGACATCGGCCAAATCGCTGCGCGATTTCCGCATGCACGACGTCTCCATGGTGTTCCAGCAATTCGCGCTCTTGCCCTGGCGCACGGTCGAGGACAATGTCGGCTTCGGACTGGAACTGGCCGGCGTCCCGGACAAGGAGCGCAAGGACCGCGTCGCCGAGCAGCTGGAACTGGTCAACCTGACGAAATGGGCGGGACGCCAGGTCAAGGAACTGTCCGGCGGCATGCAGCAGCGTGTGGGTCTTGCCCGCGCCTTTGCCACCGGCGCGCCGATCCTTCTGATGGACGAGCCGTTCTCGGCGCTCGATCCCCTGATCCGCACCCGGTTGCAGGACGAACTGCTTGAATTCCAGCGGCGGCTCAAAAAGACCATCCTGTTCGTCAGCCACGACCTCGACGAAGCCTTCCGCATCGGCAACCGCATCGCCATCATGGAAGGCGGCCGGATCATCCAGTGCGGCACGCCGCAGGATATCGTCAAGACCCCAGCCAACCAGTATGTGGCCGATTTCGTCCAGCACATGAACCCGATCACCATGCTGACGGCGATGGACGTGATGAGCCAGGGCGTCAATCGCGGCGAAGCCCCGGCCGGCGTTTCGGCAACCGCCAAGCCGACGACGCCGCTGATCGACATTCTCGATGCCATGTCGCGCCAGCCGGGCAGCATCGGCGTCGTCGATAATGGCGCGATCGTCGGCACGATCAACGCACAGAACGTCGTGGAAGGCCTGACGCGGCATCGCAACAAAAGTTGA
- the choW gene encoding choline ABC transporter permease subunit encodes MEWLTNPDRRIPIGGWAKSFFTWLTTNFTGFFDQVSAILAGVVNAILWVLQTPHPLIVVAIVTALSYWFRRSVGVTLFTLFGLLLIINLGYWKATTETLALVLAASFVSMAVGIPLGIAAARRAWVYAVMRPILDLMQTIPTFVYLIPALVLFGLGMVPGLIATVIFAIPAPIRLTRLGIISTPPSLVEAAVSFGATPAQVLRKIELPFATPQIMAGLTQTIMLSLSMVVISALVGAAGLGVPVVRALNTVNIAMGFESGLCIVILAIILDRLFRSSDEGEGA; translated from the coding sequence GTGGAATGGCTAACCAACCCTGATCGACGCATACCCATTGGCGGCTGGGCGAAGAGTTTCTTCACCTGGCTGACCACCAATTTCACCGGCTTTTTCGACCAGGTGTCGGCAATCCTGGCCGGTGTCGTCAATGCGATCCTCTGGGTCCTGCAAACGCCGCATCCGCTGATCGTGGTCGCCATCGTCACGGCACTATCCTATTGGTTCCGCCGCTCGGTCGGCGTCACCCTGTTCACGCTGTTCGGCCTGCTCCTGATCATCAATCTCGGCTACTGGAAGGCAACGACGGAGACGCTGGCGCTGGTTCTGGCGGCAAGCTTCGTCTCGATGGCCGTCGGCATTCCACTTGGGATCGCCGCTGCCCGCCGTGCCTGGGTCTATGCCGTGATGCGGCCGATCCTGGACCTGATGCAGACCATCCCGACCTTCGTTTATCTTATCCCGGCCCTCGTGCTCTTCGGTCTTGGCATGGTGCCCGGCCTGATCGCCACCGTGATTTTCGCCATTCCCGCCCCGATCCGCCTCACCCGCCTTGGCATCATCTCCACCCCGCCCTCGCTGGTGGAAGCTGCCGTTTCCTTTGGCGCGACGCCGGCGCAGGTGCTGCGCAAGATCGAACTGCCCTTCGCCACGCCGCAGATCATGGCCGGGTTAACCCAGACCATCATGCTGTCGCTGTCGATGGTGGTCATTTCGGCGCTGGTGGGGGCTGCCGGTCTCGGCGTACCCGTCGTGCGGGCGCTGAATACGGTCAACATCGCCATGGGTTTTGAATCCGGCCTCTGTATCGTCATCCTCGCGATCATTCTCGACCGCCTGTTCCGCTCGTCCGATGAAGGAGAAGGCGCATGA
- a CDS encoding choline ABC transporter substrate-binding protein produces the protein MTRLTLKFMLTAAVSLAALTSAHAAEPESCGTVRFADVGWTDITATTATVSSILKGLGYQTDIKVLSVPVTYQSLKNKDIDVFLGNWMPTQEADVRPFLNDKSVESFGPNLEGAKYTLATNAKGAELGIKDFKDIAAHKDELEGKIYGIEPGNDGNRLIIDMTDKDTFGLKGFEVVESSEQGMLAQVARAEKDGQPVIFLGWEPHPMNANFKLTYLTGGDDIFGPNLGGATIFTNVRAGYTAECPNVGKLITNLKFSLPMENEIMGKILNDGKDPEVAANEWLKANPAAIDPWLAGVTTKDGAEGLPAVKTALGL, from the coding sequence ATGACCAGACTGACACTCAAATTCATGCTGACTGCAGCGGTATCGCTGGCAGCCCTGACATCCGCCCATGCCGCCGAGCCTGAAAGCTGTGGCACCGTCCGCTTCGCGGATGTCGGCTGGACCGATATCACCGCAACGACGGCGACCGTTTCCTCGATCCTCAAAGGTCTTGGCTATCAGACGGATATCAAGGTTCTGTCCGTTCCCGTCACCTACCAGTCGTTGAAGAACAAGGATATCGACGTGTTCCTCGGCAATTGGATGCCGACGCAGGAAGCCGACGTCCGCCCGTTCCTCAACGACAAGTCGGTCGAATCGTTCGGCCCGAACCTGGAAGGCGCCAAGTACACGCTGGCGACCAATGCCAAGGGTGCCGAACTCGGCATCAAGGACTTCAAGGACATCGCCGCGCACAAGGATGAGCTCGAAGGCAAGATCTACGGCATCGAGCCCGGCAATGACGGCAATCGCCTGATCATCGACATGACGGATAAGGACACGTTCGGCCTCAAGGGCTTCGAAGTGGTCGAATCTTCCGAACAGGGCATGCTGGCGCAGGTCGCCCGCGCTGAAAAGGACGGCCAGCCGGTCATCTTCCTCGGCTGGGAACCGCATCCGATGAACGCCAACTTCAAGCTGACCTACCTGACCGGCGGCGACGACATCTTCGGACCCAATCTGGGCGGCGCCACAATCTTCACCAATGTCCGCGCCGGTTATACCGCCGAGTGCCCGAATGTCGGCAAGCTGATCACCAACCTGAAATTCTCGCTCCCGATGGAAAACGAGATCATGGGCAAGATCCTCAACGACGGCAAGGATCCGGAAGTGGCTGCCAACGAGTGGCTGAAGGCCAATCCGGCGGCAATCGATCCCTGGCTTGCAGGCGTCACCACCAAGGACGGCGCCGAAGGGTTGCCAGCCGTCAAGACCGCGCTCGGTCTTTGA
- a CDS encoding thymidine kinase produces the protein MAKLYFSYATMNAGKSTMLLQASYNYRERGMRTVILIAAFDDRAGMGRVSSRIGLSEDGIAFTHADDLYALVERLHGEETIACVFVDEAQFLGEDQVWQLARVADRIGIPVMAYGLRTDFQGKLFPGSMALLAIADEMREVRTICHCGRKATMVARMDADGNVVREGAQVEVGGNEKYVVYCRRHWEDQMNEA, from the coding sequence ATGGCAAAACTGTATTTCAGCTACGCCACGATGAACGCAGGCAAATCGACCATGCTTTTGCAGGCGTCGTACAATTATCGCGAACGCGGTATGCGTACGGTCATCCTGATTGCGGCCTTTGACGACCGGGCGGGCATGGGGCGCGTGTCCTCGCGCATCGGATTGAGCGAAGACGGCATCGCCTTTACGCATGCCGACGACCTCTATGCGCTGGTCGAGCGCCTGCACGGCGAAGAGACGATCGCCTGCGTCTTTGTCGATGAAGCACAGTTTCTGGGCGAAGATCAGGTCTGGCAGCTGGCCCGCGTCGCCGATCGCATCGGCATTCCGGTGATGGCCTACGGTCTGCGCACGGATTTCCAGGGCAAGCTCTTTCCAGGCTCGATGGCGCTGCTCGCCATTGCCGACGAGATGCGGGAAGTGCGCACCATCTGCCATTGCGGCCGAAAGGCGACCATGGTGGCGCGGATGGACGCGGACGGAAATGTCGTGCGGGAAGGGGCGCAGGTCGAAGTCGGCGGCAACGAGAAATACGTGGTCTATTGCCGCCGTCACTGGGAAGACCAGATGAACGAAGCGTGA
- a CDS encoding c-type cytochrome codes for MPFSLSHRPASFGLFLCLSISLGADLSHAAGNAEAGAQVFKKCGACHTATEPMNRVGPSLMGIVGRPVATFTGYNYSSAMAVFGEDGKVWDEERLSEYLMSPKAMVPGTKMSFPGLRKPQEIENVLAYLKTKAAP; via the coding sequence ATGCCCTTCTCCTTGTCTCACCGTCCTGCCTCTTTCGGCCTTTTTCTCTGTCTTTCCATCAGTCTGGGTGCGGATCTTTCGCATGCAGCCGGTAATGCCGAGGCGGGCGCGCAGGTCTTCAAGAAATGCGGCGCCTGCCATACCGCGACCGAGCCGATGAACCGTGTCGGCCCGAGCCTGATGGGTATTGTTGGGCGTCCGGTCGCGACCTTCACTGGATACAATTATTCCAGCGCAATGGCGGTGTTCGGTGAGGATGGCAAGGTCTGGGACGAGGAGCGTTTGTCGGAATATCTGATGAGCCCCAAGGCCATGGTTCCCGGCACCAAAATGTCTTTTCCAGGCCTTAGAAAGCCGCAGGAGATCGAGAATGTCCTTGCCTATCTGAAGACGAAAGCCGCGCCGTAA